The nucleotide sequence TGCTCGCGCTAGCGGTTGCGTCCAGCGTGTCCTGCGCGCGTCGACGATGCTCCAACGAGTGCAGGAAGCGGCGCAGGGGCGTTAGCAGGCTCTGTTCGTCGCGGTAGGGCAGGCGCTGGCGCCAGAGCGCGTTGAACTCGTCCAGCACGCTCAGTTCGGCCTGATCACCCTCGATACGGTAGAAGATCTGCAGGCAGCCGGTCTTGCCCTGCGCCAGTATCAGCGGCAAATCGTGACCGGCCAGCAGGTTGCGATCCAGATGCAGCGGGCGCTGGCGATGGTGGGCTTCTCCCAGGTACTCGAGCAGCGCACCCAAGTCGTTGAGCTGGGTGTGCTGCAGCTGTTCTGACTGCAGGTCGAACAGGTGAAACTGTTGCCTGACCTGCAGCAGATAGCGGCTGTCGCGGGCTTCGGCGAACGCCTGCTGGCTGTCGCGGATAATCTCTTCCACCCGCCGGGCAATGCTGGTCCCGGTCTGCGGGGTAAAGCAGCGCACCTGTAGTGTGGGACAGTTGCCGTCGACCAGGCTGGCGAGATAGCTGTTCAGGCAGTCGGCCAGGGCCTGTGGGCCGGTGTGGTGGCTGACGATCAGCTCGTTCCAGCTATTGAGCGTGAGTTGATCGATGCTCAGCACCAGGTTTTCCCGTGGCGTGTCGTAACCGGGCAGCTTGGCGCTTTTCGTTGCCGGGGTGTGTTCGGCTTTGAACGGATCGAACCCGGCGTTGATCAGCATCAGCACCTGGGTGGGCACGGCAGCATTGAGCAGCGTCTCTTCGCTGACAGCTGGGGGCGGCATGGGAATCGTTTGGCGCAGGCCGCTCAGCAAGGCGAACAGCTCGGCTTCGGTCATGTCGCTGTCGCCCGGATGGAGAGAGACATGGGTAGCGCTGTCAATGATGCCGTTGAGATGACACCAGCCCAACAGGGGAATCAGCTCGCGGGTGCGCTTGAGCGGCGAGTAGTTTTCGATTTCCCTGGCGTGCAGGCTGCCTTCGTACAGCGCCCAGGACAGGTCGCCGGCCGCGTCGTAGCTTTGCACCAGGGTCAGCTGATCCTCGGCCATGTCTGGCGAGATGCCCAGGTTGATCGCTTCGATCTTGCCGGCCTTGCGCTCGATGGTTGCCTGCAGGCGGCGGCCCAGTATGCCCAGGTCGCGTTCGTCGATGCTGCTGGTGATGTTCTGACGACGGGCAAACTCACCGAGAAAACGGTAGGCGTAGGTCAGCTCGTTGACTAGCGCGCGCCGCTCCTGTTCGACCTGGCGGGTCTTCCACTGGCTGCGCCGATCAAGTTGGATGAACTGGCGCTCGTCCCATTTCCAGTCGCGACTCAGGCGTTCCAGCAGGCAGCGTTGCCAGCTTTTCCGGTGGCGAGTCGGTGGCCGGCTCAGAGGTTTGTTGGTCTTCAGGTAAAGGCAGCGGCGCAGCAGCGCCAGTCGCTCCTGGTCGCCGCGCTGGATAAGGTAGCTCTCGATCCGGTGGTAGGCGGCAATGTAGGGATCGAGCTCGTCGAGCTCCATCTGCCCGCGATAGACGGCTCGCTTGTAATCCAGGCCAAGGCAACGCAACTGCGGATGCTCGCTGGCATAGACCTCGATCAGCAGCAGCTTGAACAACGACTTGTAGGGCGCTTCGAGCGCCTTGTACAGCTGCCACAGCCCCGCGCCGAGGAATTCGCCGGCGGGAATGTTGCCAAGGTTGCCCAGGTCCAATACCTCCTCGCTGCGCACGAAACGCTTGCTGAGCAGGATGTCGACGTAGTCGTCGTAGCGGTGTTCCTCGTAGTCGGGCACCAGCCACCAAAGAGGGGTGCGCCCGCCGAGCCAGATGGCGGTGCGGTAGAACTCGTCCAGCAGCAGGTAATGCTGGGTGGTGCCGCAGTCCTCGGAGGTGAGCTTTGATTCGCGTTGGCCGCGGATAAAGCGCTCGGGATTGATCAGGAAGAAATGCGTCTCGCAGCCCAGGGATGCCGCCCAGCTTTTCAGTGCCTCGCATTTGGTGCGCAGCGCGTCGAGCTGCTGCTGTGGCAGTTGTGGGTCGTGACACACCCACACGTCAAGATCGCTCTGCTCTTCCTGGGCGATGGTGCCCGGACTGCCCATGAGAAAGAGGCTCTGGATCGGTTGCGGAAGCTTGCCGCGCTGAGGCTTGTGGGAGAAGGAACGGCTCAGGCGCTGTGCCTCGGCCAGGGTTTCGGCGTCCGGTTCGAATTCGTCAAGTCCGGCGGGCACGGTGCCGGAAACATAACCCGGCATGATCGGATGGTTCACGTGAAAC is from Pseudomonas saudiphocaensis and encodes:
- a CDS encoding class I adenylate cyclase, with the translated sequence MTRFPEIHPVLEDGIDRKVLATLRARFLTINRGRLERALETIPARQQPVLKLLPLLFHVNHPIMPGYVSGTVPAGLDEFEPDAETLAEAQRLSRSFSHKPQRGKLPQPIQSLFLMGSPGTIAQEEQSDLDVWVCHDPQLPQQQLDALRTKCEALKSWAASLGCETHFFLINPERFIRGQRESKLTSEDCGTTQHYLLLDEFYRTAIWLGGRTPLWWLVPDYEEHRYDDYVDILLSKRFVRSEEVLDLGNLGNIPAGEFLGAGLWQLYKALEAPYKSLFKLLLIEVYASEHPQLRCLGLDYKRAVYRGQMELDELDPYIAAYHRIESYLIQRGDQERLALLRRCLYLKTNKPLSRPPTRHRKSWQRCLLERLSRDWKWDERQFIQLDRRSQWKTRQVEQERRALVNELTYAYRFLGEFARRQNITSSIDERDLGILGRRLQATIERKAGKIEAINLGISPDMAEDQLTLVQSYDAAGDLSWALYEGSLHAREIENYSPLKRTRELIPLLGWCHLNGIIDSATHVSLHPGDSDMTEAELFALLSGLRQTIPMPPPAVSEETLLNAAVPTQVLMLINAGFDPFKAEHTPATKSAKLPGYDTPRENLVLSIDQLTLNSWNELIVSHHTGPQALADCLNSYLASLVDGNCPTLQVRCFTPQTGTSIARRVEEIIRDSQQAFAEARDSRYLLQVRQQFHLFDLQSEQLQHTQLNDLGALLEYLGEAHHRQRPLHLDRNLLAGHDLPLILAQGKTGCLQIFYRIEGDQAELSVLDEFNALWRQRLPYRDEQSLLTPLRRFLHSLEHRRRAQDTLDATASASMEILFYRIMPALGDRPTWLERRYPPRIEVNDPLHDVQAIVEPGEQKRSQVTLYCNQQEFSSLEYGNGLFAAVARYILAQRRLGERYPCYITDLDLSALHGSGRPQTVQYLRYKTHLEAALNQAMMAREV